In Marinilabiliales bacterium, the genomic window CACAAGGAAATACCATCTCTTCAGAACCTGTAACACATGGGTGGCACGAGGTTTCAGGGAGGCCGGACTTGATACAAGGAGCTTTCTGGTGCTTAACGCCAACCAGCTCTACCGGCGGTTGTCACGGTTACCGGGAGCAGAGTTTGTTGAATAGGGCCTACCTTACGGGACTCAAAGGGCTGGTTTCACGTATAAATATGAACGAGTCGTACCTTTCCGGCAGAATTGTCGGCACATAGTTGCCTGTCTCATGGCGGGGATTGTAAACAACCCCTATTGCCCGGTGTCCCCTGAATTCATTTAGTTCAGGCTTACTACGGTCCTCTTCGTCAAAAACAAGGTAGAACTGCTCATAATCAACATGTCCGAATATATATTCATAGCTCCCTTCCATTCCCCGGGGAACCGTCATTCTTTGCATATCCGACCCCCAGCTGCTTCCTGCATTGACCCTGCCGGTATAGGTACCGAAACCGTTGATGAACACATTGTCATGGCCAAGCTCCTGCCTGCTGAGCATGCCTATATTGACCATATTCTGGTACCTCATGACAGTTGCGCGGGCATCACCGACATGTGTATTATGGGCCCAGACTACACCCCTGGCATCTTCACCGTACCAGCTGAGAAGTCTTTTCACGGTTTCCCACATATGGGTTGCCCGGCTGTTCCAGGAAGAGGTATTATCAGTCACTGCAAGCCTGAAAAAATCCTCTGCATTCTTTACCACATAAGCATTCTGTTTGGCCCTTCTGAATTCATCAATGTTTTCATCATCCACTTTTTGGGCCAGTTCCGTTAAAAGGCCGGCCACATTACGCAGGTCATCCTCACAGGAACGGTGTCCCCTTCCGACTACAGCCCTTGCATATACCCATTCATCACGGTCATAGGCAGCAAAGCATTGCATGCTCTGGCTTATCACATCATGATGCTCACTGAGGTTTTTTTCAGAATACCTGAGAAGGTCATCCATCGCCTCCCACTGTCCGTATACGTCCATGCCATAAAACCCGACCTTATCCTCTTCCGGCAACTGATCGTTATATTGCCTCAACCATTCAGCCAATTCTTCAATATCTGTATTTCCCCACATCCATTCAGGCCACCTGTCGAAACGGCGAAGCACCCTTCTGGCCGATGATGGCGCTCCCTGACGCCCTTTAACATACTCATTCAGCCTGTAAATAGAGGCCCAGTCACCTTCAACTGCAACAAACGAAAACCCCTTCTCCTTAATCAGGCGCCTGGTGATATCAGCCCGCCATGAATAAAACTCCGATGTGCCGTGCGAGGCCTCGCCCAACAAAACCAGCTTCCTGCCACCGGCAAGTTCAATAATGCCGTCGAGGTCGCCGGCATCCTGAACGGGAACAGCCTTGCGAGAGAAGTATTCAATCAGTCCGTCAGCTCCGCTATCCGGGGCACTGCCCGAAAGGAGAAAAAAAGATATGAAAACAGGAACAAGCTTTAATGAAGTATTAAATCTCATAATTTTAATTTTTAAAATCTAATTTTCATAAAAGTAGGTAAAAAACGCACATTATAAAAATATATGCATATATTTGCATTCAAAATGTATAAATATGCGTCATGAACAGAATAGACCGGTTGCTGAAGATAAGGAAGCTTATAAAAAACAACAGCATCAGAAGTCAGGACGAACTGCTTAACATGCTAACTTATAGTGGTTACAGCTACACCCAGGCAACTCTCTCAAGAGATCTTAAACTTCTCAGGGCGGGAAAGAGACCTGATAATGAAAAGGGACTGGTATATTTCCTCCCCGATGATGAACCATCTGATTCCGATAATGAATTATTGATGAAAGATGCAATGAACCAGGGTTATCTTTCAATCGACTATACAGGGAATATGGCTGTTATTAAAACCCTGCCCGGCTTCGCAAGCGGAATTGCATACAGGATCGACGGACTTAAGGCATTTGAGATACTCGGAACCATCGCCGGCGACGACACAATCCTTGTAATTGCACGAGAAGGAATATCCAGGAGAGATCTTGACCAGGTTCTGAAGGCTGCAATACCAGAAGAGCGGCAGGTATAGCCGCAATTTACCAGCAAAAATAATTTACCAGGCTTAATTCAAACCATAAATTTATTATCTGTTATGACTAAAGAAAAAATTGTTCTTGCCTATAGCGGCGGACTTGACACCTCG contains:
- a CDS encoding erythromycin esterase family protein produces the protein MRFNTSLKLVPVFISFFLLSGSAPDSGADGLIEYFSRKAVPVQDAGDLDGIIELAGGRKLVLLGEASHGTSEFYSWRADITRRLIKEKGFSFVAVEGDWASIYRLNEYVKGRQGAPSSARRVLRRFDRWPEWMWGNTDIEELAEWLRQYNDQLPEEDKVGFYGMDVYGQWEAMDDLLRYSEKNLSEHHDVISQSMQCFAAYDRDEWVYARAVVGRGHRSCEDDLRNVAGLLTELAQKVDDENIDEFRRAKQNAYVVKNAEDFFRLAVTDNTSSWNSRATHMWETVKRLLSWYGEDARGVVWAHNTHVGDARATVMRYQNMVNIGMLSRQELGHDNVFINGFGTYTGRVNAGSSWGSDMQRMTVPRGMEGSYEYIFGHVDYEQFYLVFDEEDRSKPELNEFRGHRAIGVVYNPRHETGNYVPTILPERYDSFIFIRETSPLSPVR
- a CDS encoding ArgR family transcriptional regulator; the protein is MNRIDRLLKIRKLIKNNSIRSQDELLNMLTYSGYSYTQATLSRDLKLLRAGKRPDNEKGLVYFLPDDEPSDSDNELLMKDAMNQGYLSIDYTGNMAVIKTLPGFASGIAYRIDGLKAFEILGTIAGDDTILVIAREGISRRDLDQVLKAAIPEERQV